In Candidatus Margulisiibacteriota bacterium, a genomic segment contains:
- a CDS encoding isocitrate/isopropylmalate family dehydrogenase, which yields MKTYDIAIIPGDGTGPEVVAEGIKILNTSSEKFGFKLNYTQFDFGGERYLKTGKILEESEINELRKFKAIFLGAIGHPEVQPGILEKGILLKLRFALDQYINLRPVKLYEGVETPIKNKGPKDIDFVVVRENTEGLYVGAGGFLKKGTPDEVAIQESINTRKGV from the coding sequence ATGAAAACTTATGATATAGCAATAATTCCCGGAGACGGAACAGGACCAGAAGTAGTAGCAGAAGGGATTAAAATATTAAATACTTCCTCCGAAAAGTTTGGGTTCAAATTAAATTATACTCAATTTGATTTTGGTGGAGAAAGATACTTAAAGACTGGCAAAATTCTGGAAGAATCAGAAATAAATGAACTTAGAAAATTCAAAGCAATCTTTTTAGGAGCCATTGGTCATCCAGAAGTTCAACCTGGGATTCTTGAAAAAGGCATTCTTCTTAAACTTAGATTTGCTCTCGACCAATACATTAATCTTCGTCCAGTTAAACTATACGAAGGAGTAGAAACTCCTATCAAAAACAAAGGACCTAAGGATATCGACTTTGTTGTTGTTAGAGAAAATACTGAAGGCTTATACGTTGGAGCTGGAGGATTTCTTAAAAAGGGCACTCCTGACGAAGTTGCCATTCAGGAATCCATCAACACCAGAAAAGGCGT